The following proteins come from a genomic window of Pseudomonas cichorii:
- a CDS encoding DUF350 domain-containing protein, which produces MIDALRMSLNATAVFGFIMYILVAAILFALFQFIYSRVTPHKEFALIRENNVAAALALGGSLIGFALPASNIITYSVGILDVIVWVVIAAVVQLLAFGVTSLVLKGLSARIARGETAAAIYSASVAISVGLLNAACMTPSV; this is translated from the coding sequence ATGATCGACGCGCTGCGTATGTCGCTCAACGCCACTGCCGTGTTTGGTTTCATCATGTACATCCTGGTGGCGGCGATTCTGTTCGCCCTGTTCCAGTTCATCTACAGCAGGGTCACGCCTCACAAAGAGTTTGCCCTGATCCGCGAGAACAATGTCGCGGCAGCCCTGGCGCTGGGCGGCTCGCTGATCGGTTTTGCGCTGCCGGCCAGCAACATCATCACGTACAGCGTCGGCATTCTGGACGTGATCGTCTGGGTGGTGATCGCGGCGGTGGTGCAACTGCTGGCGTTCGGGGTCACCAGTCTGGTGCTCAAGGGCCTTTCGGCGCGTATTGCCCGTGGCGAGACGGCAGCGGCCATCTACTCGGCCAGTGTCGCGATCAGCGTCGGTCTGCTCAACGCGGCCTGCATGACCCCTTCGGTCTGA
- a CDS encoding YjfK family protein, protein MSWFKRAMGLEAPKSSGNASGSTSPLGLASGRMLCLDSSLKMLLDGHSEVVLPGDEKVWAVGRIDLGQSMSIHRFYLDNEDYFLQVVSNGPHPEDIQDIILFGYYSASPIASKDELLRLTGPSSNIGLPTYEHDGEVFERQWGTETGQTELTPMDEDVSSPDGGYRIKHLSMLYARETGLINRREFLLFSVEEDEEGAITLTTAVGVTLQSTDINVL, encoded by the coding sequence ATGAGTTGGTTCAAACGTGCCATGGGACTGGAGGCGCCCAAGTCGTCCGGTAACGCCAGCGGCTCGACCAGCCCTCTTGGCCTGGCGTCGGGGCGCATGCTGTGCCTGGATTCTTCGCTGAAAATGCTGCTCGACGGTCACTCCGAAGTGGTGTTGCCGGGCGATGAAAAGGTCTGGGCCGTGGGCCGTATCGACTTGGGCCAGTCGATGTCCATCCATCGTTTCTATCTGGATAACGAGGATTATTTTCTGCAGGTGGTCAGCAACGGCCCCCATCCTGAAGATATTCAGGACATCATTCTCTTCGGCTATTACAGTGCCTCGCCCATTGCCAGCAAGGATGAATTGCTGCGCCTGACCGGTCCGTCCTCGAACATCGGCCTGCCGACCTATGAGCACGACGGCGAAGTGTTCGAGCGCCAGTGGGGGACCGAAACCGGTCAGACCGAGCTGACGCCCATGGACGAAGATGTGAGCAGCCCCGACGGGGGCTATCGCATCAAGCACCTGAGCATGCTGTACGCCCGGGAAACGGGTTTGATCAATCGTCGGGAATTTCTGCTGTTTTCGGTAGAGGAAGACGAAGAAGGTGCCATAACCCTGACAACGGCGGTTGGCGTAACGCTGCAATCCACTGATATCAACGTTCTATGA
- a CDS encoding ion channel: MTLFLLLRRHVSVFFDRFGWAGIGMLLVVHYSVSWVLLTLAGEEHLLQGVDFTYFYLTTATTVGYGDLSPKSGWGKVITTTWIMLGGIALLTAVIGKASTSVGDIWRRNMKGQGDCSALKGHTVLVGWDGESSERIVELLDQDASTSRGGLVICDSIIAENPMPGRASFIKGDSLDSPALLIRAGVIGAQRILVHTQSDSLTLAIVLTLKSLGPSGHVVAHFNNSERAALARTYAPELECTSNMAIEMLVRSSQDPGSSSVINELLCIGQGATQFRHVLPAGFTSSCGELYVRLRQEFNATLIGYRSSASGQFEINPANDVSIRGGEIFYIASSRLQGDAL; encoded by the coding sequence ATGACCCTGTTTCTGTTGCTTCGGCGTCACGTATCGGTGTTCTTCGACCGGTTCGGCTGGGCTGGCATCGGTATGTTGCTGGTCGTGCATTATTCCGTTTCATGGGTGTTGCTGACCCTGGCCGGTGAGGAACATCTGCTCCAGGGCGTCGATTTCACCTATTTCTACCTGACCACTGCCACCACGGTCGGCTACGGCGATCTGTCGCCCAAATCCGGCTGGGGCAAGGTCATCACCACCACCTGGATCATGCTGGGCGGTATCGCCTTGCTGACCGCGGTGATCGGCAAGGCATCGACTTCGGTCGGCGATATCTGGAGACGAAATATGAAGGGACAGGGCGATTGCTCTGCACTCAAGGGCCACACGGTTCTGGTGGGCTGGGATGGCGAGTCCAGTGAACGCATCGTCGAACTGCTCGATCAGGACGCCTCGACCAGCCGTGGCGGGCTGGTGATCTGCGACTCGATCATCGCGGAAAACCCCATGCCGGGCCGGGCATCGTTCATCAAGGGCGATTCCCTGGATTCACCGGCGCTGTTGATCCGTGCCGGTGTCATCGGTGCCCAGCGGATTCTGGTGCATACCCAGTCCGACAGCCTGACCCTGGCCATTGTGCTGACGCTCAAGAGCCTGGGACCATCGGGCCATGTCGTGGCTCACTTCAATAATTCCGAACGGGCGGCGCTGGCCAGAACCTATGCCCCCGAACTGGAATGCACGTCGAACATGGCTATCGAAATGCTGGTTCGTTCCTCTCAGGACCCGGGCTCCAGCAGCGTGATCAACGAACTGCTGTGCATCGGCCAGGGCGCCACGCAATTCCGTCATGTGCTGCCTGCCGGTTTCACTTCCTCCTGCGGCGAGCTGTATGTGCGCCTGCGCCAGGAATTCAATGCCACGCTGATCGGCTATCGCTCGTCTGCCAGCGGGCAGTTCGAGATCAATCCAGCCAATGATGTGTCCATTCGCGGCGGGGAAATTTTCTACATCGCTTCCAGCCGATTGCAGGGAGATGCGCTATGA
- a CDS encoding PspA/IM30 family protein — protein MTTSIWKKLVTAVRGGASEVGESIVDANAIRILDQEIRDAESALVKARDGLITIKAKHKLSAQRLEEHATSIANWEGRALQALNKGEESLAVECAAKIAEIEAQRDQEQELAEQFNKQVNLLQDQVLKAESRIKALKQQVEMAKARETVQKARVATANATGGASGAVENAVSSLARLKQRQDEQDAKLEAAEELASQSSGSDLERRLQDAGIGAKNGGAEDVLARLKARNQTPAQ, from the coding sequence ATGACCACAAGTATCTGGAAAAAACTGGTGACTGCCGTTCGTGGCGGTGCTTCCGAAGTCGGCGAGTCGATTGTCGATGCCAATGCCATCCGCATTCTGGACCAGGAAATCCGTGACGCCGAAAGCGCGCTGGTCAAGGCCCGCGACGGCCTGATCACCATCAAGGCCAAGCACAAGCTGTCCGCTCAGCGCCTTGAAGAACACGCCACCAGCATCGCCAACTGGGAAGGCCGTGCCTTGCAGGCGCTGAACAAGGGGGAGGAGTCCCTGGCTGTGGAGTGCGCGGCCAAGATTGCGGAAATCGAAGCCCAGCGCGATCAGGAACAGGAACTGGCCGAGCAGTTCAACAAGCAGGTCAACTTGCTGCAGGACCAGGTGCTCAAGGCCGAGTCGCGAATCAAGGCTCTCAAGCAGCAGGTCGAAATGGCCAAGGCGCGTGAAACCGTGCAAAAAGCGCGGGTCGCAACGGCCAATGCCACCGGTGGTGCCAGCGGCGCGGTGGAAAATGCGGTGAGTTCTCTGGCACGCCTGAAACAGCGTCAGGATGAACAGGACGCCAAGCTGGAAGCGGCTGAAGAACTGGCCAGCCAGTCCAGCGGCAGCGACCTTGAGCGCCGCCTGCAAGACGCCGGCATCGGTGCCAAGAATGGCGGTGCCGAAGATGTGCTGGCACGCCTGAAAGCCCGTAATCAGACACCGGCCCAGTAA
- a CDS encoding YjfI family protein → MPRKTKGDSSALPAKVSKSSTDYMREMRLRLKEAGLVKREFWIRPENVDALRGIEKALRQPFLGERIKLEDFMTENTHWTISSLQKSLAELDLVTQGEIELAVTEGAEAGIRLTMKGYGDLPIYIAVAGDQILADATLIEVSSIKDVAAFNNVVLRSRDLFPLSSVGIETLADDQEVYCLFGALSAASSLTVIVQEIFTLADNVIRAAEAFEDHFIR, encoded by the coding sequence GTGCCTCGTAAAACCAAAGGCGACAGTTCAGCACTCCCGGCCAAGGTGTCAAAGAGTTCTACCGATTACATGCGTGAAATGCGTCTGCGACTCAAGGAAGCGGGTCTGGTCAAGCGTGAGTTCTGGATCCGCCCTGAAAACGTCGATGCGCTGCGCGGCATCGAAAAAGCGCTAAGGCAGCCCTTTCTGGGCGAGAGAATCAAATTGGAGGATTTCATGACCGAGAACACCCACTGGACCATCAGCTCCCTGCAGAAGTCTCTGGCCGAACTGGACCTGGTCACTCAAGGTGAAATTGAGCTGGCCGTGACCGAAGGTGCCGAGGCCGGCATCCGGTTGACCATGAAAGGCTATGGCGACCTGCCAATCTACATTGCGGTGGCGGGCGACCAGATCCTGGCCGATGCCACGCTGATCGAGGTCAGCAGCATCAAGGACGTGGCCGCGTTCAATAATGTCGTCCTGCGCAGCCGTGACCTGTTTCCGCTGTCGTCGGTGGGTATCGAAACCCTGGCTGACGACCAGGAAGTCTACTGCCTGTTTGGCGCACTGAGCGCTGCATCGTCCCTAACGGTGATTGTTCAGGAAATCTTTACCCTCGCGGACAACGTGATCCGTGCGGCCGAAGCTTTCGAAGATCATTTCATCCGCTGA
- the pepN gene encoding aminopeptidase N, which produces MRTEQPKMIYLKDYQAPEYLIDETHLTFELFDDHSLVHAQLVMRRNPERGAGLPPLVLDGQLLELVSLQLDDVELSPADYELTPDHLTLHPKAERFTVDSTVRIHPETNTALEGLYKSSGMFCTQCEAEGFRKITYYLDRPDVMSKFTTTLSADKHDFPVLLSNGNPIASGQEDDGRHWATWEDPFMKPAYLFALVAGDLWCVEDTFTTMSERVVTLRIYVEPENIDKCQHAMDSLKKSMRWDEETYGREYDLDIFMIVAVNDFNMGAMENKGLNIFNSSAVLARAETATDAAHQRVEAIVAHEYFHNWSGNRVTCRDWFQLSLKEGFTVFRDSGFSADMNSATVKRIQDVAYLRTHQFAEDAGPMAHAVRPDSFIEISNFYTLTVYEKGSEVVGMIHTLLGAEGFRKGSDLYFERHDGQAVTCDDFIKAMEDANGVDLTQFKRWYSQAGTPRLAVSESYDSAARTYSLTFRQSCPQTPDKQEKLPFVIPVALGLLDKQGGEIALRLSGEASASGTPRVLSVTEAEQTFTFVDIAEKPLPSLLRGFSAPVKLSFPYDRDQLMFLMQHDSDGFNRWEAGQQLSVQVLQELIAQHQQGQPLVMDQRLVTALGTVLADEQLDQAMVAEMLSLPGEAYLTEISDVADVDAIHGAREFARQQIADSLFDALWSRYQANRSLSKTTPYIAEAEHFARRSLQNIALSYLMLSARPQVLEAAIEQFDAADNMTERLTALAVLVNSPFTEERAKALAVFAENFKGNPLVMDQWFSVQAGSTQPGGLQRVKELMQHPAFNIKNPNKVRALIGAFAGQNLINFHAADGSGYRFLADLVIELNGFNPQIASRQLAPLTRWRKYDSARQALMKAELERIRSSGELSSDVFEVVSKSLAV; this is translated from the coding sequence ATGCGTACTGAACAACCGAAAATGATTTACCTGAAAGACTATCAGGCGCCTGAGTACCTCATTGACGAAACGCATCTGACATTCGAGTTGTTCGACGACCATTCTCTGGTGCACGCACAACTGGTCATGCGTCGTAACCCGGAACGTGGCGCTGGCTTGCCGCCGCTGGTGCTGGACGGTCAGCTTCTGGAACTCGTGTCGCTGCAACTGGACGATGTCGAGCTGAGTCCTGCCGATTACGAGCTGACGCCCGACCACCTGACATTGCATCCCAAGGCTGAGCGTTTCACGGTCGACAGCACCGTGCGCATTCACCCGGAAACCAACACCGCGCTGGAAGGCTTGTACAAGTCCAGCGGCATGTTCTGTACCCAGTGCGAGGCCGAAGGCTTCCGCAAGATCACCTATTACCTCGACCGCCCGGACGTGATGAGCAAGTTCACCACGACCCTGAGCGCCGACAAGCATGATTTCCCGGTGCTGCTGTCCAACGGCAACCCGATTGCCAGCGGCCAGGAAGACGACGGTCGGCACTGGGCGACCTGGGAAGACCCGTTCATGAAACCGGCTTACCTGTTTGCGCTGGTAGCCGGTGACCTGTGGTGTGTCGAAGATACGTTCACCACCATGAGCGAACGGGTTGTGACCCTGCGCATCTATGTCGAGCCGGAAAACATCGACAAGTGCCAGCACGCCATGGACAGCCTCAAGAAGTCCATGCGCTGGGACGAAGAAACCTACGGTCGCGAGTACGACCTGGATATCTTCATGATCGTGGCCGTGAACGACTTCAACATGGGCGCCATGGAGAACAAGGGCCTCAACATCTTCAACTCCAGTGCCGTGCTGGCCCGTGCCGAAACCGCGACCGATGCCGCTCACCAGCGGGTCGAGGCGATTGTGGCCCACGAATACTTCCACAACTGGTCGGGCAACCGTGTGACCTGCCGCGACTGGTTCCAGCTGTCGCTCAAAGAAGGCTTCACGGTGTTCCGCGACTCCGGTTTCTCGGCGGACATGAACTCGGCCACGGTCAAGCGCATCCAGGATGTCGCTTACCTGCGCACTCACCAGTTCGCCGAAGATGCTGGCCCCATGGCCCATGCCGTGCGTCCGGACAGCTTTATCGAGATTTCCAACTTCTACACCCTGACCGTCTACGAAAAGGGCTCCGAAGTCGTGGGCATGATCCACACCCTGCTGGGCGCCGAAGGCTTCCGCAAGGGCAGTGACCTGTACTTCGAGCGCCACGATGGCCAGGCCGTGACCTGTGACGATTTCATCAAGGCCATGGAAGACGCCAATGGCGTTGACCTGACCCAGTTCAAGCGCTGGTACAGCCAGGCCGGTACACCGCGTCTTGCTGTCAGCGAGTCCTACGACAGCGCGGCGCGCACCTACAGCCTGACTTTCCGCCAGAGCTGCCCGCAAACGCCGGACAAACAGGAAAAGCTGCCGTTCGTGATCCCGGTCGCGCTGGGCCTGCTGGACAAACAGGGTGGCGAGATTGCCTTGCGCCTGTCCGGTGAAGCATCGGCCAGCGGCACTCCCCGCGTGCTGTCGGTGACTGAAGCCGAGCAGACCTTTACCTTTGTCGATATCGCCGAAAAACCGCTGCCGTCCCTGCTGCGTGGTTTCTCGGCGCCGGTCAAGCTCAGCTTCCCTTACGACCGCGACCAGTTGATGTTCCTGATGCAGCACGACAGCGATGGCTTCAATCGCTGGGAGGCAGGTCAGCAACTGTCAGTGCAAGTGCTGCAGGAGTTGATCGCCCAGCATCAGCAAGGTCAGCCACTGGTCATGGATCAGCGTCTGGTGACGGCATTGGGCACCGTACTGGCGGACGAGCAACTGGATCAGGCCATGGTCGCCGAGATGTTGTCGCTGCCGGGCGAGGCGTACCTCACTGAAATCAGCGACGTGGCGGATGTCGATGCCATTCATGGGGCCCGCGAGTTTGCGCGTCAGCAGATTGCCGACAGCCTGTTCGATGCGCTGTGGTCGCGTTATCAGGCCAATCGCAGCCTGTCGAAAACCACGCCTTACATCGCCGAAGCCGAGCATTTTGCCCGTCGCAGCCTGCAGAACATTGCGCTGTCGTACCTGATGCTCAGCGCCAGGCCGCAGGTTCTTGAGGCCGCCATCGAGCAGTTCGATGCCGCCGACAACATGACCGAACGCCTGACAGCCCTGGCGGTGCTGGTCAACTCGCCATTTACCGAAGAACGCGCCAAGGCTCTGGCCGTGTTTGCCGAAAACTTCAAAGGCAACCCGCTGGTCATGGATCAGTGGTTCAGCGTCCAGGCGGGCAGCACCCAGCCGGGTGGACTGCAACGGGTCAAGGAGCTGATGCAGCATCCGGCGTTCAACATCAAGAACCCCAACAAGGTCCGTGCCCTGATCGGTGCTTTCGCCGGCCAGAACCTGATCAACTTCCATGCGGCGGATGGCTCCGGCTATCGCTTCCTGGCGGATCTGGTGATCGAACTCAATGGCTTCAACCCGCAGATCGCTTCTCGCCAACTGGCACCGCTGACCCGCTGGCGCAAGTACGACAGCGCCCGTCAGGCGTTGATGAAGGCCGAGCTTGAGCGCATTCGCAGCTCCGGCGAGCTGTCTTCGGATGTGTTCGAAGTGGTGAGCAAAAGTCTGGCGGTTTAA
- a CDS encoding DUF2797 domain-containing protein: protein MIEIGRGAVNKMSARQDDASFVQYAFRLGDEEIPVNPLIGKTVRLEYLGTIHCSHCGRKTKSSYSQGYCYPCMLKLAQCDVCIMSPEKCHHEHGTCRDPSWGEQFCMTDHIVYLANSSGVKVGITRATQLPTRWLDQGASQALPILRVATRQQSGFVEDLLRSQVADRTNWRALLKGDAQPVDLKAIRQELFDSCAAGLQALQGRFGLQAIQLLHYAEPVEFRYPVEAYPTKIVSFNLDKNPIAEGTLLGIKGQYLIFDTGVINIRKYTAYQLAVHQ from the coding sequence TTGATCGAGATTGGTCGCGGAGCAGTCAACAAAATGTCGGCGCGTCAGGATGATGCGTCGTTCGTGCAATATGCGTTTCGGCTGGGCGATGAGGAAATCCCCGTCAACCCGCTGATCGGCAAGACGGTGCGCCTGGAGTACCTGGGTACCATCCATTGCAGCCATTGCGGTCGCAAGACCAAATCCAGCTACAGTCAGGGCTATTGCTACCCGTGCATGCTCAAGCTGGCCCAGTGCGACGTATGCATCATGAGCCCGGAGAAGTGCCATCACGAGCACGGCACCTGCCGGGACCCGTCCTGGGGCGAGCAGTTCTGCATGACCGACCATATCGTCTATCTCGCCAATTCATCGGGCGTGAAAGTCGGTATCACCCGGGCCACCCAGTTGCCGACCCGCTGGCTGGATCAGGGGGCGAGCCAGGCTCTGCCGATCCTGCGTGTGGCGACCCGGCAGCAGTCCGGTTTCGTCGAAGACCTGCTGCGCAGTCAGGTTGCGGACCGTACCAACTGGCGTGCCTTGCTCAAGGGCGATGCCCAGCCTGTGGATCTCAAGGCCATTCGCCAGGAACTGTTCGACAGTTGCGCTGCCGGATTACAGGCGTTGCAAGGCCGATTCGGCCTGCAGGCCATCCAGTTGCTGCATTACGCCGAACCTGTGGAGTTTCGGTATCCGGTCGAGGCGTATCCGACCAAGATCGTCAGCTTCAACCTGGACAAGAACCCCATTGCCGAGGGCACGCTGCTGGGGATCAAGGGCCAATACCTGATTTTCGATACCGGCGTGATCAATATTCGCAAGTACACGGCCTATCAACTGGCCGTGCATCAGTAA
- a CDS encoding YeaC family protein: MSSFVEMIENITPDIYESLKLAVEIGKWSDGRKLTQEQRELSLQALIAWEAQNLPEDQRIGYMGPQECASKSEPVANILFKSDAIH, translated from the coding sequence ATGTCCTCTTTTGTTGAAATGATTGAAAACATCACCCCGGACATCTATGAGAGCCTGAAGCTGGCCGTGGAAATCGGCAAGTGGTCCGATGGCCGCAAGCTCACTCAGGAGCAGCGCGAGTTGTCCTTGCAGGCGTTGATCGCCTGGGAAGCGCAGAACCTGCCGGAAGACCAGCGCATTGGTTACATGGGCCCGCAGGAATGTGCGTCCAAGTCCGAGCCTGTGGCCAATATCCTGTTCAAGTCGGATGCTATCCATTGA
- a CDS encoding rhomboid family intramembrane serine protease, with protein sequence MNPVAVLRLPLSTDLTGFISFLQRLGVPHRVSEEAGEQVLWVPDVGQLAEEVRALYARFPEGDDTYEFPPGAALTEVKRPGFAQQLRNSPMTALVLLATLIVAGLTLLGDDLDTVRWLTFLDFQVQGEYAMFTPLADSLAAGEWWRIFTPMLIHFGILHLSMNGLWYWELGRRIELRQGRWHLLGLTLLFAAFSNSVQYVFGGPSLFGGLSGVLYGLLGHCWIFQWLAPNPIYRMPRGVLIMMLVWLVLCLSGLVSLLGFGDIANGAHVGGLIVGCFTGLVGGAIARRRA encoded by the coding sequence ATGAACCCCGTTGCCGTTCTGCGATTGCCCTTGAGCACCGATCTGACAGGCTTCATCAGCTTTCTTCAGCGTTTGGGCGTTCCTCATCGGGTCAGCGAAGAGGCGGGTGAGCAAGTGCTCTGGGTACCGGATGTCGGGCAACTGGCCGAAGAAGTGCGCGCGCTGTACGCACGCTTTCCGGAGGGTGACGACACTTATGAGTTCCCACCGGGCGCCGCTTTGACCGAAGTGAAACGTCCAGGCTTCGCTCAACAGTTGCGCAACAGCCCGATGACCGCCCTGGTGCTGCTGGCGACCCTGATCGTTGCCGGGCTCACCTTGTTGGGGGATGACCTCGATACTGTGCGCTGGCTGACGTTCCTGGACTTTCAGGTCCAGGGCGAATACGCGATGTTCACGCCCCTTGCCGACAGTCTGGCAGCAGGGGAGTGGTGGCGGATCTTTACCCCGATGCTGATCCACTTCGGCATTCTGCATCTGTCCATGAACGGCCTGTGGTACTGGGAGCTGGGACGACGTATCGAACTGCGCCAGGGGCGCTGGCACCTGCTGGGTCTGACGTTGCTGTTCGCCGCGTTCTCCAACTCTGTCCAATATGTTTTTGGTGGCCCGAGCCTGTTTGGCGGGTTGTCGGGTGTTCTTTACGGGTTACTGGGGCATTGCTGGATTTTCCAGTGGCTGGCGCCCAACCCGATCTATCGCATGCCTCGTGGCGTGCTGATCATGATGCTGGTCTGGCTGGTGCTCTGCCTGTCCGGGCTGGTGAGCCTGCTGGGTTTTGGAGATATCGCCAACGGTGCCCATGTCGGTGGCCTGATCGTTGGTTGTTTTACAGGTCTTGTGGGTGGTGCCATTGCCCGCCGCAGAGCCTAG
- a CDS encoding metallophosphoesterase: protein MLDPARGYDLIGDVHGCAHTLEHLLELLGYRFQAGVWRHPERKVIFLGDIIDRGPRIREALHIVRDMVQAGQAYCIMGNHEFNALGWVTPALPEGSQRFVREHTPRHARLIGETLAQFEQYPAEWNEFVQWFYELPLYIDAGRFRVVHACWDPSLIEPLRGLHGNGCIDKHFVQASAVPGSFASGVFNRLLRGTDMRLPHGLTLTGGDGLSRAFFRTKFWEDDPQTYGDVVFQPDALPEGVAKTPLSTSEKNALLRYGIDEPLLFVGHYWRSGIPAPIRPNLACLDYSAVLYGKLVAYRLDQETQIDPGKFVWVDVQRPEVSQ, encoded by the coding sequence ATGCTTGATCCTGCGCGTGGCTACGATCTGATCGGTGACGTGCACGGTTGTGCTCATACCCTTGAGCACTTGCTGGAGTTGCTCGGTTACCGTTTCCAGGCGGGCGTCTGGCGTCACCCTGAACGCAAGGTGATTTTCCTGGGCGATATCATTGACCGCGGCCCGCGGATTCGCGAAGCGCTGCATATCGTGCGCGATATGGTCCAGGCAGGTCAGGCTTATTGCATCATGGGCAACCATGAGTTCAATGCGCTGGGCTGGGTGACACCGGCCCTGCCCGAAGGCAGCCAGCGCTTCGTGCGTGAGCACACGCCGCGTCATGCGCGACTGATCGGCGAAACGCTGGCGCAGTTCGAGCAGTATCCGGCGGAGTGGAACGAATTTGTCCAGTGGTTCTACGAGCTGCCACTGTACATTGATGCTGGCCGTTTCCGCGTGGTTCATGCCTGCTGGGACCCAAGCCTGATCGAGCCGCTGCGTGGTCTGCACGGCAATGGCTGCATCGACAAGCATTTCGTCCAGGCTTCGGCGGTGCCCGGCAGTTTTGCCAGTGGCGTTTTCAACCGTCTGTTGCGCGGCACTGACATGCGGCTGCCCCATGGCTTGACCCTGACCGGTGGCGATGGCCTGTCCCGTGCCTTCTTCCGCACCAAATTCTGGGAAGACGACCCACAGACTTATGGCGACGTGGTGTTCCAGCCCGACGCCTTGCCTGAAGGCGTGGCCAAGACGCCGTTGTCCACTTCGGAAAAGAACGCTCTGCTGCGCTATGGCATCGACGAGCCATTGCTGTTTGTTGGCCATTACTGGCGCAGCGGCATACCGGCTCCGATCCGTCCCAACCTGGCCTGCCTGGATTACAGTGCCGTGCTCTACGGCAAGCTGGTCGCGTACCGACTGGATCAGGAAACACAGATCGATCCAGGCAAATTCGTCTGGGTCGATGTGCAGCGTCCCGAGGTTTCACAATGA
- a CDS encoding NAD(+) kinase — MEQFRNIGIIGRLGSVQVLDTVRRLKRFLLDRHLHVILEDTIAEVLPGHGLQTSSRKMLGEVCDMVIVVGGDGSLLGAARALAKHNVPVLGINRGSLGFLTDIRPDELEVKVAEVLEGHYLVENRFLLQAEVRRHGEAIGQGDALNDVVLHPGKSTRMIEFEIYIDGQFVCSQKADGLIVATPTGSTAYALSAGGPIMHPKLDAIVIVPMYPHTLSGRPIVVDGNSELKIVVSKDMTIYPQVSCDGQNHFTCAPGDTITVSKKSQKLRLIHPLDHNYYEVCRTKLGWGSRLGAGGD; from the coding sequence ATGGAGCAATTTCGCAATATCGGCATCATCGGTCGTCTGGGCAGTGTCCAGGTGCTCGATACCGTTCGCCGACTCAAGAGATTCCTGTTGGACCGGCATCTGCACGTCATTCTGGAAGACACCATCGCTGAAGTGCTGCCCGGCCACGGTCTGCAGACCTCGTCGCGCAAGATGCTCGGCGAAGTGTGCGACATGGTCATTGTGGTGGGCGGCGATGGCAGCCTGTTGGGCGCGGCGCGGGCGCTGGCCAAGCACAATGTTCCGGTACTGGGCATCAACCGTGGCAGCCTGGGCTTTCTCACCGATATCCGTCCTGACGAGCTGGAAGTCAAAGTCGCTGAAGTGCTGGAAGGCCACTATCTGGTGGAAAACCGCTTCCTGCTTCAGGCCGAAGTCCGTCGCCATGGCGAGGCGATTGGTCAGGGCGATGCACTCAACGACGTGGTGCTGCACCCTGGTAAGTCCACGCGGATGATCGAGTTCGAGATCTATATCGATGGCCAGTTCGTCTGCAGCCAGAAGGCTGACGGCCTGATCGTCGCCACGCCGACCGGCTCGACCGCCTACGCGCTGTCGGCAGGCGGGCCGATCATGCACCCCAAGCTCGACGCCATCGTCATCGTGCCCATGTACCCGCACACGCTGTCCGGTCGGCCGATAGTGGTCGACGGCAACAGCGAGCTGAAAATCGTGGTGTCCAAGGACATGACCATCTATCCCCAGGTGTCCTGTGATGGCCAGAACCATTTCACCTGCGCTCCGGGCGATACCATTACCGTCAGCAAGAAATCCCAGAAACTGCGCCTGATTCATCCGCTGGATCACAACTATTACGAAGTCTGCCGCACCAAGCTCGGCTGGGGCAGCAGACTCGGCGCCGGAGGAGACTGA